Proteins encoded within one genomic window of Castellaniella sp.:
- a CDS encoding tetratricopeptide repeat protein, whose protein sequence is MTRVFLTTLTLCAGLAAWPAHSAPPDTTASNAAVQGLMFDPATGQFTDAQAPDGGWQAFAAILEKAAPSTNTAIPLTPSQLTNRIARLIDTGHALDALTLIQQREQALAASNPLGDDVQLLYQKGRALSALGRHDQAIALWQSMTESFPELPEPWNALAVEYVGQGRLQLALNALNMALASDPGFAPALENVGHVQMALAQEAFARAQAAQATH, encoded by the coding sequence GTGACCCGTGTTTTTTTGACTACCCTGACCCTATGTGCCGGACTGGCAGCCTGGCCTGCGCACAGCGCACCCCCTGATACTACCGCGTCCAACGCTGCAGTCCAAGGCCTGATGTTTGATCCTGCCACCGGCCAGTTTACCGATGCCCAGGCCCCTGATGGCGGCTGGCAAGCCTTTGCCGCCATCCTGGAAAAGGCAGCCCCGTCCACCAATACCGCCATTCCGCTGACGCCATCCCAGTTGACCAACCGCATTGCCCGGCTGATCGATACAGGTCACGCCCTGGATGCACTGACCCTGATCCAGCAACGCGAACAGGCACTGGCGGCCTCCAACCCACTGGGCGATGACGTCCAGCTGCTATACCAAAAAGGCCGCGCACTCAGCGCCTTGGGTCGGCACGATCAGGCCATTGCCCTGTGGCAATCCATGACCGAAAGCTTCCCCGAACTACCCGAACCCTGGAACGCCCTGGCGGTCGAATACGTTGGCCAGGGACGTCTGCAGCTTGCGCTCAATGCCCTGAACATGGCGCTGGCATCCGATCCGGGCTTCGCACCGGCCCTGGAAAACGTGGGCCATGTTCAAATGGCACTGGCCCAGGAAGCCTTCGCCCGGGCGCAGGCCGCCCAGGCCACCCACTAA
- a CDS encoding RNA methyltransferase has protein sequence MTLPVSSDSPQSGTDLFARVRFVMVSPSHPGNVGSAARAIKTMGFQALHLVTPGTPDVQQHPDALALASGATDVLAQACIHNSLADALAPTTLAFALTARARALGAAPCDIREAAVQSAAALTHPDAQIAIVLGTERSGLSNDEILLCQQICHIPANPAYSSLNVSQALQLAAWEMRYALLPASRQARLPDTHGRHDPGSDPASSSRVQAMLDHLEQALVAVEFLDPKHPKKLVPRMRQMLTRNDLSADEVDMLRGLCTAMLRTARLAHPQQPD, from the coding sequence ATGACTCTACCAGTTTCCTCCGATTCTCCCCAATCCGGGACGGATCTCTTTGCGCGAGTGCGCTTCGTCATGGTCAGCCCCAGCCACCCCGGCAACGTCGGTTCGGCAGCGCGAGCCATCAAAACCATGGGCTTCCAGGCCCTGCATCTGGTCACGCCAGGCACCCCGGATGTGCAGCAGCACCCCGACGCCCTGGCCCTGGCCAGCGGCGCTACCGACGTGCTCGCACAGGCCTGTATCCACAATAGTTTAGCGGACGCCCTGGCCCCCACCACCCTGGCCTTTGCCCTGACAGCACGGGCGCGTGCCCTGGGGGCTGCCCCATGCGATATCCGCGAGGCCGCCGTACAGTCCGCGGCGGCGCTGACCCACCCCGACGCACAGATCGCGATTGTGCTGGGCACCGAACGCTCGGGCCTGTCCAACGACGAAATCCTGCTGTGCCAACAGATCTGCCACATCCCGGCGAACCCCGCCTATAGCTCCTTGAATGTCTCCCAGGCGCTGCAGCTGGCTGCCTGGGAAATGCGCTATGCGCTGTTGCCAGCCAGCCGACAGGCCCGGCTGCCCGATACGCACGGACGCCATGACCCCGGCAGCGATCCGGCCAGCAGCAGCCGGGTACAGGCAATGCTGGATCATCTGGAACAAGCGCTCGTGGCCGTCGAATTCCTGGACCCTAAACATCCCAAAAAACTGGTGCCCCGCATGCGCCAGATGTTGACACGCAATGATCTCAGCGCCGACGAAGTCGACATGCTTCGCGGCCTATGCACAGCCATGCTCCGCACCGCACGCCTGGCCCATCCCCAGCAACCAGACTGA
- a CDS encoding 5'-methylthioadenosine/S-adenosylhomocysteine nucleosidase codes for MQLFSWVRRCRCVLIGLLVAGLAACAQMPGGTLPLGAEAVSATASGTQDSPAFGLLDDTPRIAVMSAFAPELALLRQRLQNPQSYMVNGVEFTTGVLESHPVVLLLSGISMVNASMNTQLLFDRFQVTHLVFSGIAGGVNPSLHLGDVSVPQRWGQYLEVVMMRETAPGQYQAPASKGKFQFAPYGMMQPRDVRVRRAGQPEFQEKFWFEADPRMLEVARSIQHVPLKSCDAQGQCVRQAPRLVVGGNGVSGQAFVDNAAYRRYAYDTFQANVLDMESAACAMVADANGIPFIAFRSLSDLAGGGSGENEMHVFLQIAADNAAHVLLAFLQAWPVAGK; via the coding sequence ATGCAATTATTTTCCTGGGTGCGGCGGTGCCGCTGTGTTTTGATTGGCCTGTTGGTCGCCGGCTTGGCGGCCTGCGCTCAGATGCCGGGTGGCACTTTGCCGTTGGGGGCCGAAGCAGTGTCTGCGACGGCTTCGGGCACTCAGGATAGCCCCGCCTTTGGTCTGCTGGATGACACCCCAAGAATCGCCGTTATGTCGGCCTTTGCGCCAGAGCTTGCCTTGCTGCGTCAGCGTTTGCAGAATCCACAGAGCTATATGGTGAATGGTGTGGAATTCACCACGGGCGTGTTGGAATCCCACCCGGTGGTCTTGCTGCTTAGCGGCATCAGCATGGTCAATGCGTCCATGAATACCCAACTGCTGTTTGATCGGTTTCAGGTGACGCATCTGGTGTTCAGCGGGATTGCGGGTGGGGTCAATCCCAGCCTGCACTTGGGCGATGTCAGTGTGCCGCAGCGTTGGGGGCAGTATCTGGAAGTCGTGATGATGCGCGAGACTGCGCCCGGCCAGTATCAGGCACCTGCCTCAAAGGGAAAATTTCAGTTTGCGCCTTACGGGATGATGCAGCCTCGCGATGTGCGGGTGCGTCGGGCGGGCCAGCCAGAATTCCAGGAAAAATTCTGGTTTGAGGCCGATCCTCGGATGCTGGAAGTCGCACGCAGTATTCAGCATGTGCCTTTGAAGTCTTGCGACGCCCAGGGGCAGTGTGTCCGTCAGGCGCCGCGCTTGGTGGTCGGGGGCAATGGGGTATCCGGCCAGGCTTTTGTGGATAACGCGGCTTATCGTCGCTATGCGTACGATACGTTCCAGGCCAATGTGCTGGATATGGAAAGTGCGGCCTGCGCCATGGTGGCCGACGCCAATGGCATCCCATTTATCGCGTTTCGCTCGCTTAGCGATCTGGCGGGCGGCGGGTCCGGCGAAAACGAGATGCATGTGTTTCTGCAGATTGCGGCGGATAACGCCGCCCATGTGCTGCTGGCGTTCTTGCAGGCCTGGCCTGTTGCAGGAAAATAG
- the cysE gene encoding serine O-acetyltransferase encodes MFEQLREDIACIHERDPAARSRIEILTCYPGLHAILIHRTAHALWRRGWYWAGRFISHLGRMLTGIEIHPGAVIGRRVFIDHGFGVVIGETAEIGDDCTIYQGVTLGGTRLYKGEKRHPTLEAGVVVGAGAQILGGFTVGAHARVGSNAVVIKPVPAGATAVGNPARIILAEDHADDTETHAPEQAADASDLDAHIAPQASPAGNTANTPDAAHHAAAPADGLPCQSDWTARPLQELLQRGRPETSGAADAQDNNDFAPYGLSRSDDDPLVKVLHELINHTAQQDARIHRLCQAMEDLGQRVENGQRPLDVERLNRMVD; translated from the coding sequence ATGTTTGAACAACTACGCGAAGACATTGCCTGCATCCATGAACGTGACCCAGCCGCCCGTAGTCGCATCGAAATCCTGACCTGTTATCCGGGCCTGCATGCCATCCTCATTCACCGGACGGCCCACGCCCTGTGGCGGCGGGGCTGGTATTGGGCGGGACGTTTCATCTCGCATCTGGGGCGCATGCTGACCGGCATCGAAATCCATCCGGGTGCAGTCATCGGTCGACGGGTATTCATCGACCACGGCTTTGGCGTGGTCATCGGCGAGACCGCTGAAATCGGCGACGACTGCACGATTTACCAAGGCGTCACACTGGGCGGCACCCGCCTGTATAAAGGCGAAAAGCGCCACCCCACGCTGGAAGCCGGGGTGGTCGTGGGCGCGGGGGCCCAGATCCTGGGGGGCTTTACCGTGGGCGCCCATGCCCGGGTGGGCTCCAACGCGGTGGTCATCAAGCCAGTACCCGCCGGGGCCACGGCTGTCGGCAATCCTGCCCGCATCATCCTGGCCGAGGACCATGCCGACGACACCGAAACACACGCACCCGAGCAGGCCGCAGACGCATCAGACCTAGATGCCCACATCGCCCCCCAGGCAAGTCCTGCGGGCAACACAGCCAACACACCGGACGCAGCTCACCACGCCGCCGCCCCCGCAGACGGCCTGCCCTGTCAGTCCGACTGGACCGCCCGCCCCTTGCAGGAATTATTGCAACGCGGTCGCCCTGAGACATCGGGGGCCGCCGATGCGCAGGACAATAACGATTTTGCCCCCTATGGTCTTAGCCGCTCAGACGACGACCCCTTGGTCAAGGTGCTGCACGAACTGATCAACCACACCGCCCAGCAAGACGCCCGCATCCATCGCCTGTGCCAAGCCATGGAAGACCTGGGCCAGCGGGTGGAAAACGGTCAGCGCCCGCTGGATGTCGAGCGCCTGAACCGCATGGTGGACTAG
- a CDS encoding mechanosensitive ion channel family protein — protein sequence MMESLQAFWASMPDLSSMAVHLAVTLVILIIGWMVSNLLGRWVSRLTNHSARVDPTVIPIVRSVTVWTVRTVVLLAVLARLGVQTASLVAMLGASALAIGLALQGTLQNFAAGIMLLVLRPVRAGEFVSVEGKGMGTVDEIGLFMTRLVQTDGIHLLLPNSLVWGNPIVNYSRNKTRRLDVMVAVRYDDDLDAALAALQNLTAQHQGLLSDPVPQVMVMEYRDSTVMLNIRAWANADAYWDVLFDLQRQAPQALRQAGLRSPIPLREVRTLSKEHAA from the coding sequence ATGATGGAAAGTCTTCAAGCATTTTGGGCAAGCATGCCCGATCTCAGCAGCATGGCCGTGCATTTGGCCGTGACGCTGGTTATTTTGATCATCGGCTGGATGGTCTCCAATCTTCTGGGGCGTTGGGTCAGCCGATTGACGAATCATTCCGCACGGGTTGATCCGACCGTCATTCCGATTGTGCGCAGTGTCACGGTATGGACTGTTCGTACGGTGGTCCTGCTGGCTGTATTGGCGCGCCTGGGGGTGCAGACCGCCAGCCTGGTGGCGATGTTGGGGGCTTCCGCCCTGGCGATTGGTTTGGCCCTGCAGGGGACTTTGCAGAATTTTGCCGCTGGCATCATGTTGTTGGTGCTGCGTCCTGTGCGGGCGGGCGAATTTGTCTCAGTCGAGGGCAAAGGCATGGGCACGGTCGATGAAATAGGCCTGTTCATGACCCGCTTGGTTCAGACCGATGGCATCCACCTGCTGCTGCCCAATTCTTTGGTGTGGGGCAATCCCATCGTTAACTACAGCCGCAATAAAACCCGTCGTCTGGATGTGATGGTGGCGGTGCGCTACGACGATGATCTGGACGCTGCGCTGGCTGCCTTGCAGAACTTGACTGCCCAGCACCAGGGCCTGCTGTCGGACCCGGTGCCGCAGGTGATGGTGATGGAATACCGTGATAGCACCGTCATGCTCAATATCCGCGCCTGGGCCAATGCCGATGCGTATTGGGACGTGCTGTTCGATCTGCAGCGCCAGGCCCCGCAGGCTCTGCGCCAGGCAGGTCTGCGCAGCCCCATTCCATTGCGCGAAGTGCGGACGCTTTCAAAAGAACATGCGGCCTAG
- a CDS encoding peptidylprolyl isomerase, with protein MSTHPQVKLHTNKGDMLIELDAEKAPKTVENFLNYVKEGFYNGTIFHRVINNFMVQGGGFDADMKQKQTNATVENEANNGLKNDRYTLAMARTSDPHSATAQFFINVADNDFLNFTSPTPNGWGYAVFGRVIEGTDVVDEMKKVKTGNKGFHQDVPVDDLIIESATIVE; from the coding sequence ATGAGCACACACCCGCAGGTCAAACTCCACACCAACAAGGGCGACATGCTGATCGAACTGGACGCCGAAAAGGCCCCAAAAACGGTCGAAAACTTCCTGAACTACGTCAAGGAAGGCTTCTATAACGGCACCATCTTCCATCGCGTGATCAATAATTTCATGGTCCAGGGCGGTGGTTTCGACGCCGACATGAAACAAAAACAAACCAACGCCACCGTCGAAAACGAAGCCAATAACGGCCTGAAGAACGACCGCTACACCCTGGCCATGGCCCGTACATCAGACCCTCACTCGGCCACCGCCCAGTTCTTCATCAATGTCGCCGACAACGACTTCCTCAACTTCACCTCGCCCACGCCTAATGGCTGGGGCTACGCCGTGTTTGGCCGCGTCATCGAAGGCACCGACGTCGTCGACGAAATGAAAAAGGTCAAGACCGGCAATAAAGGCTTCCACCAAGACGTGCCCGTGGATGATCTCATCATCGAATCCGCCACGATTGTTGAATAA
- a CDS encoding TerC family protein has product MVELLQDPSAWVGLFTLIVLEIVLGIDNLVFIAILVDKLPPKQRDRARVLGLGLALLMRLLLLTVMSHLIRLTTPLFHVGEMGFSGRDIILIVGGFFLLFKGTFELHDRIEGRTQHATGSRIHAGFAVIVTQIVILDAVFSIDSVITAVGMVDHLAIMMAAVIIAMAVMLVASKPLTTFVNAHQTVVILCLCFLLTIGFSLVADGFKFPVPKGYLYAAIVFSVLIEALNQWAKRNVRRAEMRRPLRERTAETVLLMLGRRPLAGPPEPDADDLESRPIQAFGDEERNMVSGVLTLSDRNVHSVMTPRTDVSWINLESPVEELREQLIREPHSFFPVCRGTLDEVVGVGRAKELLLDLIEHGGIREPRLREPIIVHETIQILSLMETLKRSHGLLVLVADEFGSIVGVVTPIDIFEAIAGEFPDEDEAPDIIDQGNGRWRVDGAADLHHLEQLLHTDGLVDEDEEYSTLAGYLLRRFGRLPDVGDQCELVHDYDAFRFTIAALEGRRIAAVQIERLLPASIDPEAEQLG; this is encoded by the coding sequence ATGGTAGAACTACTGCAGGACCCATCCGCTTGGGTGGGCCTGTTCACCCTGATTGTCCTGGAAATCGTCCTGGGCATTGATAACCTGGTGTTTATCGCCATTCTGGTCGATAAGCTCCCACCCAAGCAGCGCGACCGCGCCCGGGTGCTGGGCCTGGGTCTGGCCCTGTTGATGCGCCTGCTGCTGCTGACGGTGATGTCGCATCTGATCCGTCTGACCACGCCGTTGTTCCATGTGGGCGAAATGGGGTTTTCGGGGCGCGACATTATCTTGATTGTGGGTGGCTTCTTTCTGTTGTTCAAGGGCACCTTCGAACTGCACGACCGCATCGAGGGCCGGACCCAGCATGCCACCGGGTCACGCATCCATGCCGGGTTTGCCGTCATCGTCACCCAGATCGTGATTCTGGATGCCGTGTTCTCGATTGACTCTGTTATTACGGCAGTGGGGATGGTGGACCATCTGGCCATCATGATGGCGGCTGTCATCATTGCCATGGCGGTCATGCTGGTGGCGTCCAAGCCGCTGACCACGTTTGTCAATGCACACCAGACTGTCGTCATTCTGTGCCTGTGCTTTTTGCTGACGATCGGGTTTTCGCTGGTGGCCGATGGCTTCAAATTTCCGGTGCCAAAAGGCTATCTATACGCTGCCATTGTCTTTTCGGTGCTGATCGAGGCCCTGAATCAATGGGCCAAGCGCAATGTGCGTCGTGCGGAAATGCGCCGACCCCTGCGTGAGCGCACAGCGGAAACCGTGCTGTTGATGTTGGGGCGCCGCCCCCTGGCAGGTCCGCCCGAACCCGATGCGGATGATCTGGAGTCGCGGCCCATCCAGGCGTTTGGCGACGAAGAGCGCAATATGGTCAGCGGGGTGCTGACGCTCAGTGATCGCAATGTGCACTCGGTCATGACGCCGCGCACCGATGTCTCCTGGATCAACCTGGAGTCCCCAGTCGAAGAACTGCGTGAACAATTGATTCGCGAGCCGCATAGTTTTTTCCCTGTCTGTCGTGGCACGCTGGACGAAGTCGTCGGGGTGGGGCGCGCCAAGGAACTGCTGCTGGACTTGATCGAGCATGGCGGTATCCGTGAGCCCCGGCTGCGCGAGCCCATTATCGTGCACGAAACTATCCAGATTCTGTCCTTGATGGAGACCCTCAAGCGGTCCCATGGCCTGTTGGTGCTGGTGGCCGATGAGTTCGGGTCGATTGTGGGGGTGGTCACGCCCATCGATATCTTCGAGGCCATCGCGGGCGAATTTCCCGATGAGGACGAAGCGCCCGACATCATCGATCAGGGCAATGGCCGCTGGCGGGTGGATGGCGCAGCCGATTTGCACCATCTTGAACAACTGCTGCATACCGATGGTCTGGTGGACGAGGACGAGGAATATTCCACGCTGGCGGGTTATTTGCTGCGGCGATTCGGGCGTTTGCCGGACGTGGGCGACCAATGCGAACTGGTGCACGATTACGATGCCTTCCGCTTCACCATTGCGGCCCTGGAAGGCCGTCGTATCGCGGCGGTCCAGATCGAGCGCTTGCTGCCTGCCAGTATCGACCCGGAGGCCGAGCAACTGGGCTAG
- a CDS encoding serine hydrolase has translation MSIPRLRILSIMIALVSLSACNDGSSVADTTIPAENVTRAVAQLDGLAAEIMHRSGIPGMAVAVVHQGKTVYAKGFGVRQAGTDAAIDPNTVFQLASISKSVGATVVASQVGKGLITWDTPITSQLPWFVLENSDAPQAVTIGDLYAHRSGLPEHAGDDLEDLGFQRRQVLERLGHLPTKPLRSSYAYTNFGLTAAAEAVAHAAATDWESLSQREIYQPLGMHSTSSRYLDFMAHENRARPHIQIDGAFVLNPQQRQPDAQSPAGGVSSSVLDMARWMTMVLHQGKVNGQPLLPADALAPALSPQYLTSPATEENPSTGYYGYGFNITVPTAGHIRYGHSGGFNMGAATNFSLLPDADTGIIVLTNALPVGAAEALGMMYMDLVQYGKITRDWLTGYQAIFAQELAPFGQLAGQNFPAAPTLPLSFNAYVGTYANDYYGQATITEKAGQLIMSMGPIGTEKNIPLQHWSGNVFVFDVGDEMASAGSRSAVSFAISPSGISNSLSIELYEKNGRGTLMRQ, from the coding sequence ATGTCCATACCACGCCTGCGCATCCTATCCATCATGATTGCCTTGGTCAGCCTAAGCGCATGCAATGATGGCTCCTCTGTAGCCGACACCACCATCCCGGCTGAAAATGTCACTCGGGCAGTGGCTCAACTGGACGGGCTGGCCGCAGAAATCATGCACAGATCCGGCATCCCGGGCATGGCAGTCGCTGTCGTGCACCAAGGAAAAACCGTTTACGCCAAAGGCTTTGGCGTGCGCCAAGCAGGCACCGATGCTGCCATTGATCCGAATACCGTATTCCAGTTGGCGTCCATTTCAAAATCCGTCGGGGCCACGGTGGTGGCCAGCCAGGTAGGCAAGGGTCTGATCACCTGGGACACCCCCATCACCAGTCAGCTCCCCTGGTTCGTCCTGGAAAACTCGGACGCCCCCCAGGCAGTCACCATCGGCGACCTGTATGCCCATCGTTCCGGGCTGCCAGAACACGCGGGCGACGACCTCGAAGATCTAGGGTTCCAACGCCGCCAGGTACTGGAGAGACTTGGGCACCTGCCCACCAAGCCACTACGCAGCAGCTATGCATACACGAATTTCGGGCTGACCGCAGCAGCGGAAGCCGTTGCACACGCAGCCGCCACCGACTGGGAAAGCCTGTCCCAGCGCGAGATCTATCAACCCCTGGGCATGCATTCCACCAGTTCCCGATACCTGGACTTTATGGCACACGAAAACCGGGCCAGGCCACATATCCAGATCGACGGGGCCTTTGTCCTGAACCCTCAACAACGACAGCCGGACGCCCAATCGCCTGCCGGCGGGGTCAGTTCCAGTGTGCTGGACATGGCCCGCTGGATGACCATGGTCTTGCACCAAGGCAAGGTCAATGGGCAGCCACTGCTTCCAGCGGACGCCCTGGCACCCGCCCTAAGCCCCCAATATCTGACCTCACCAGCCACCGAAGAAAACCCCAGCACAGGCTATTACGGCTACGGCTTCAACATCACAGTTCCCACCGCAGGACACATACGGTACGGCCATTCCGGTGGATTCAACATGGGGGCGGCCACCAACTTCAGTCTGCTACCCGATGCCGACACCGGCATTATTGTCCTGACCAACGCCCTGCCAGTCGGCGCGGCAGAGGCGCTGGGCATGATGTACATGGACCTGGTCCAGTATGGCAAAATCACCCGTGACTGGTTGACAGGCTATCAGGCCATTTTCGCCCAGGAACTAGCCCCATTCGGACAACTCGCGGGCCAGAATTTCCCCGCAGCCCCTACCCTCCCACTATCTTTCAACGCCTATGTCGGCACCTACGCCAACGACTACTATGGCCAGGCAACAATCACTGAAAAAGCAGGGCAGCTCATCATGTCCATGGGCCCTATCGGCACAGAAAAAAACATACCCCTGCAACACTGGAGCGGCAATGTTTTTGTCTTTGATGTGGGTGACGAAATGGCCTCTGCCGGATCAAGATCGGCAGTCAGCTTTGCCATCAGCCCCAGCGGCATCAGCAACAGCCTGAGCATTGAGCTCTATGAAAAAAATGGGCGCGGCACGCTGATGCGGCAGTAA
- a CDS encoding inositol monophosphatase family protein codes for MHPMLNTAIKAARRAGAIINRASLDLERLNVARKGPKDYVTEVDRASEESIIDILRTAYPEHGFLGEESGVLKALSGTEEPEFQWIIDPLDGTTNFIHGFQHYAVSIALMHRGVAHHAVVYDPTRNEMFTASRGSGAFLNDRRVRVSSCLRYHDALLASHIPQSTALPAGSPFVPLLSACAAARRTGSTVLDLSWVACGRLDGFCGMGLKPWDMAAGSLLILEAGGLIADFHGEQDWLTSGNVLAAGPKTFAQMMAHLPA; via the coding sequence ATGCACCCGATGCTTAACACCGCCATCAAGGCGGCACGCCGCGCAGGCGCCATCATTAATCGCGCCAGCCTGGATCTCGAACGCCTGAATGTGGCCCGCAAGGGCCCAAAAGACTATGTCACCGAGGTCGATCGTGCGTCCGAAGAGTCCATCATCGACATTTTACGCACAGCCTATCCAGAGCATGGCTTTCTGGGCGAAGAATCCGGGGTATTGAAAGCCCTGAGCGGCACCGAGGAGCCCGAATTCCAGTGGATCATCGATCCTTTGGATGGCACCACGAACTTCATCCACGGTTTCCAGCATTATGCGGTGTCCATCGCTTTGATGCATCGTGGGGTGGCGCACCATGCCGTGGTTTATGACCCTACCCGTAATGAAATGTTCACGGCCAGCCGGGGTAGCGGCGCCTTTTTGAATGATCGTCGGGTGCGGGTGTCGTCCTGCCTGCGCTACCATGATGCCCTGTTGGCATCGCATATTCCGCAGTCCACGGCCTTGCCCGCCGGTTCGCCCTTTGTGCCTTTGCTGTCCGCTTGCGCCGCTGCCCGGCGCACGGGTTCCACCGTGCTGGATCTCTCCTGGGTGGCTTGTGGGCGCCTGGATGGTTTTTGCGGGATGGGCTTGAAACCCTGGGACATGGCTGCCGGTAGCCTGCTCATCCTGGAGGCCGGTGGTTTGATCGCCGATTTTCATGGCGAACAGGATTGGCTGACGTCCGGCAATGTGCTGGCCGCTGGCCCGAAGACCTTTGCTCAGATGATGGCGCATCTGCCCGCCTGA
- a CDS encoding UDP-2,3-diacylglucosamine diphosphatase, translated as MNKTACPGAPGGTLSLAANHTLWLASDIHLGAGVPRTNRAFYDFLALARQQAQGLILCGDIFDAWIGDDHALKQPPVWLAEALDELRLTAQAIPLWLMHGNRDFLLGQKLAQALGARLLAAPCRLDTCMGPILLAHGDEYCTDDVSYQRFRRVVRTRWVQRVFLALPLVWRRVIAHRARARSRLAHNHKPMQIMDVSPDTIIQALRMTHCTTLIHGHTHRPAVHALEIDGQVGQRHVLPDWEFDHVQLPRGGWISISAAGIQAHAWPPKAAPKDR; from the coding sequence TTGAATAAGACGGCTTGTCCGGGTGCCCCTGGTGGCACCCTCTCTTTGGCGGCAAACCACACCCTCTGGCTTGCCTCCGATATACACCTAGGCGCAGGCGTCCCCCGGACGAACCGCGCTTTTTATGATTTTCTGGCCCTGGCTCGCCAACAAGCCCAAGGACTGATTCTATGCGGCGATATCTTCGACGCCTGGATCGGCGACGACCATGCGCTGAAGCAGCCGCCTGTCTGGCTGGCGGAAGCCCTGGACGAACTGAGGCTCACGGCCCAAGCCATTCCGCTATGGTTGATGCACGGCAACCGCGATTTTTTGCTGGGACAAAAGCTGGCCCAGGCACTGGGCGCGCGCCTGCTTGCCGCGCCATGCCGCCTGGATACCTGCATGGGGCCGATCTTGCTGGCCCACGGCGATGAATACTGCACAGACGATGTCAGCTACCAAAGATTTCGACGGGTCGTGCGCACCCGCTGGGTGCAACGCGTTTTTCTAGCGCTGCCCCTGGTGTGGCGCCGCGTTATCGCCCACCGGGCGCGGGCACGCAGCCGCCTGGCGCACAACCACAAGCCCATGCAGATCATGGACGTGAGTCCCGACACGATTATCCAGGCCTTGCGGATGACCCACTGCACGACACTGATCCACGGGCACACCCACCGGCCAGCGGTGCATGCCCTGGAAATCGACGGACAGGTCGGCCAGCGCCATGTGCTGCCCGACTGGGAATTCGACCATGTCCAGCTCCCCCGCGGGGGCTGGATTTCCATCAGCGCAGCAGGCATACAGGCACACGCCTGGCCGCCTAAGGCCGCCCCTAAAGACCGCTAG